The following DNA comes from Denticeps clupeoides chromosome 14, fDenClu1.1, whole genome shotgun sequence.
GGGAGCTGGGAGAAGGTGGTCACCAACCTCCAATCCTTAATCTATTGATTGTCGGGGGCAGCACATGCAGCTCTCAGTTTCCCACCAGATTACGGGGTTGCGGGATTTAAGAGGCTCTTAATCTTACAGTGGAGTCTGAATCTTGTGCTTTACAGAGAACGTGGACAATGAGGAGTGGAGCTCCTGGTCCCCGTGCAACGCTACCTGTGGCCATGGAAACCAGGTTCGCACTCGCTCCTGTGGCTACTCCTGCGTTGCCACAGAATCCAGGGTCTGTGACCTGGATCCCTGCCCCGGTGAGAACTGTGCACAAATGCATCCCTTTGCATTTAGAAAGCATCAGATTGAAAGCAAAGTGTTTTAATGTCCATGTGTTCTTAATATTTTACCAAGAAATCTTACTAATATGTCATCAGGTTTGGGCAAGAAACTTGACTAAAcagggaataaataaataaataaataaatatgttctgTAATGTATTCTGTTGTAATACGTAAGAAAGTAATGTATTTAGagtacttttagaatacatataaaatatatgtgcaCAAGCTGTGctgtataatttttatttcttctgggTGCTAAATTTGAATATCAGAATCAACGTGAGTTGACTAACATCCACATTTGAGCCCAAAAAACCTGAAATGTGCCTTCGCACATTAAATGCATTAGTACGGTTGCAATCACTGGTCAAAGGGTGTCTCGGCTAATGCACTATACTAATTcataatttgaaaatatgtGACATATCTTAAAATATTCTCTTTATGTAAACACACATCACAttacttgtatttttttacattccaatgctgtgtttaatgattttaacACAGATGATGTGAACCAAGTGACTGATCGATTTCCCTTTGAAATGGAGAATGGTTCAGAACCTTTTGGTTCAGGTGGGTGCAGTTATTTCGTCTGAATTTAACGTCCATCTTCTTGTTTTTCACACGAATAATGGACGAGCAGCAAACTAGCGGGAGGCATTATTGCATTGTTTGCTTCTTTCCAACACAGATGTGGACAGCTGTCAGAAATGGCTCAACTGCAAGAGCGAGTTCCTCCAGAGGTACCTACAGCAGGTCATGGAAGAGTTACCCAGCTGCCCTTGCACTTACCCTGAAGGGGTGGCGCACAATGTGGTGGGTGTGTTTGATGAAATCCGGGGACGGACCTTCCAGTGGCGTGATGCTAGCAGCCCCAAGGAACGTTTGGATGTCTACAAGCCCTCCGCACGGGCCTGTATACGGTCAGTGCACAGCGGAGATAGCGCCACACTGGCAGCGCAACACTGTTGCTACAACGACCGCAGCAAGCTAATCACGCGGGGCAAGAGCGCCGGCATGCCCAACCTCATCAGCACCGACTTCTCCCCGGAGCTGCACTTCAAGGTGGATGTTCTGCCCTGGATCCTGTGCAAGGGGGACTGGAGCCGCTTTCATGTTGCCCGCCCGCCCAACAACGGCCTGCAGTGCGCCGAGAACCCCCACGAGGACGTGTTCATGAACGAGCTGGAAGAGGCCAGAGAGTACTGAGTGGTACCGTCCTCCAACACACCCCTGCTATGCTGTAGCATACAGCTAAATatcataaaatgtacatataagCATGGCACCCATGTGACTTTTTCCACTGTGGTGGCTGCAGGTGGAAGCCCACACAGATCCCAAATGCTTCAGCGGTTGATATGCTGGCcttttctgtgtatttatgcTGGTGACGTGCAGGTTTTTGCTGATGACGTGGCGCGCCGTTTCAATGCTGGTTCAATGCTGCTACAATAAGTTGAAAGGACGCTGCTTAGATATGCCTGGTCCAGACATTATTGTTTACCACACAAAAATCGACATTGCATGACTTTTGCTTGACTTTTGTTGAGTTTAAATCTTTTTCTTTACAAAGCTGCTAGAAagtatgtgggtgtgttttaGCAGCGCTAATGAGATCGGTGCTAATGAGATTTTGCATCTTTGCTTACAATTAACCAGAACATCtcactaatttttttttttttcagaaaattcAAATATGGGATCAGATAAATTCTAGCTTGTGCTTCATTCCTCCTGGTCTGGCTAGAGCTTACTAGCAAGATGGCTCTTTTATATATCAGAGGGCGCTATCATAGTCGTAATGCATATAGAGTACTTGGTAATGTAGCATCAAATATGTcttcagaaataaacaaaaataatagaaaagAGACTACGTCACAAATGCTCCTTGCGAGCATTTTTGTtgctaatgataataataatcaggGGTGCACATAACTGGTACGCAGTTACGCATGCGCGACAAAAATTAGGAATGCGTAGTGACAATTGTGTCACCACGCGCCTTTGCGTACTTGACCATCACGTTTTCAACACCACTATCTCATTTAATCTTACACGTTGCTTGTCACCaactaaatgtccaaaaaacaacagacattaAGCAGCTTCTTTGGCGTTTCGCCACCAGCTAAGAAACGCCAACCGGAGCCAGAGCcgaagaaaagatttttttcggAAAAGTGGCTCCAAGATGTGCAGTGGCTGGAAGCTAACAGTGAGCGCACTGAAATGTGGTGCAAGATTTGCCGCTCGCATCCACATATAGCAGACAAATCAGGTGCGTTTTACAGGGGCTCAAAGAATTTTAACCATCCTTTATTTGAGAAACATGAAAAGAGCAAGGAGCATGTGAATGTGGCGCAAGTCATTGCTAATAAACAAGCTAGCCGAGAAGAAATGTCCAGTCGCCCGCTTAATAGATGGCGAGACAAGCTAaatgaagaacagcagcaagCTCTGTCTAATATTTTTCTCCTCGCTTTCCATAAAGCTAAACACGCACGTCCCATGTCTTCATATTCTGAGGATATTCCTTTACTGAAGCGGCTAGGAGTAAATGTCGGAGTTGCATATCATTCACGTGAAGGGGGCACACGAATCGTGCAGAGCATCGCTCACACCATCAGCGGGGAGTTACGAGCCAAATTGCAGTCTGCCGAATTTTGGGGGCTGCTTTTTGATGGATCTGAGGACATCACAAAAACTGAGCAGGAAATCGTTtacattgtgtctgtgtccagcAACGGAGAATTTACGTCGGACTTTCTTGGACTGATTGAACTGGGTACTGATCGAACCGCGCAGGCCATAACAGACGGACTTGTGAGACTTTTCCAGAACGCAGGCTTGAATGACTGGGCAACAAAGTTGGTCGCTGTGTGCACAGACGGGGCTGCTGTCAACGTCGGTATGTACAACGGCGTTGTGCCAAAACTCCGGCAACTTGCTGCAGTTAGAGAATCCCTTGTGCACATTCTGTGCAcggcacacacactggagaattGCTTAAAATCAGCTGATCGCAACGTTCCTTACTGTGAGACATTTAATTGCTCCGTGGtcaagctgctgcagttttatttgcaaaaaggtggagcaaaaaaaatagctgccctGAAGAAGCTGTGTGAAGAAAATGGGATCCCCTTTGTGAAGCTGGGTAAGTTTCATAATATCAGGTGGTCTGCATGGAGGCAtgaaacactgttaaaaatatcaagactattgccagccattaaaatgcaactgGCTACGAGTGATAACAGTGACTTGCAGCATATCTGTACAGAGCGTTTTCAATGCTTTCTGTCAAACATGCTTGACATTGGCAACATTTTAAAGACCACATCCATTAGGTTTCAGAAGGAAAAGCTGATTATTGGAGAATGTAAGGATGAACTCATGGTGGCCATTGGACAGTTCACCCTTCTGCTTGATAGTGAGGGCCACTACAGAGCACACACTGTTTCTAATGCTGATGCTGACAGAGACAAGACAAACTTACTCAGGGGGTTAATTGAAGAGTTTGAAATCAGATATGACTCCCTCAagtcatgtgatcatttctTAGTATTTGATCCTTCAACATGGCCTCAGGAAAAGCAAGACCTccacatttttggaaacataACTGTTTGCAGCATTCTCAAGAAATATGAGGCCATCTTGCATCTTGACAAagacaccactgtgacagaatggaTGCGCTTAAAGCAGGCAGGAAAACGCCTGGGAGCCTCTTCTGTGTATGACTTGGTCCAAATAGTGAATACAAGTAACCCAGATGCTTACTCCAACATCAACAAGGTGGTTAAGCTGTCTCTTACACTGCCTTTAAGCAGTGCAGCTTGTGAGAGGGGATTCTCACATCTCAACTTGATAAAAACCAAGTACAGATCTCGTCTGTCACACGCTCATCTCTCAGCCCTGTTGCACATTCACCTGTCAAAGCAGACCACAGAGACATTTGACCCAAAGCCAGCTGTTGACCTGTGGATGGAGACCGTTAATCGGAGGCTCAACCAAGGACAGGCAggtgcatctgcagcatgttcATCATCTACCATGCAGGAAGCTGAAGCAGAGGTCAGTGGGAGCAATACtgaggaggacagtgaggaaGACTGCACTTATTAAGACCACGCTATGTATGGGGTGAGTACCAAACACCATTTCCTGGTACTCACCTGAGTAGCTCACTAAAAATATTATGTGCACCCCTGATAATAATCGTGTTTGCTGTCGTATTCATCTTGCAGTGTTATCAAAGCTTTCAATTCAAGCGTCGTAATGTCCTATATAGCACATCTGAAATAtacaacatcaacatttatttcttatatagcccaaaatcacatacagtatgtctcaatgggcttatcCCAAGACATCCAGAAAACTGCTGGATGTGACATTAGCACCATATGCTAATTCACACTTCCGCCACTTTTAGCTCGGCTAAAATACAGCCCAGTGGATTTTAAATGTTAGTCAGTGTTCATATCTGAAGCCGTTCACAAATACAAGCTCTGTGTGGCCAGGAGGTCTCCACCATCTCTAGTGCTAGGCAACACCATCTCTCGCCTACTTTTAAAACAAGTAGATGTGCTTTTAAGCGGGTGACATGGTGGGCCTTTTTCACATCAAGACTCAAATAGCACCTTCTTTACAAAGCACCCCAACAGTCAGGCTGGGACAGACACATCAGCGTATGGTTCTTCACTGTCAACTCGGGGGGAGTTCAGTCatatagcagcacagcactcctGGGACGTTATAATGAAGCGGGCgcggcttagcggttaaggaacggAGAAGCCAACCTTCGGAATGCGTCATTGCAGCCGTCAAAAAACGTCTTTTATTCTGTAAAACGTGTCGAGGTGCATATGTGACCTTTTGCTCGGGGGGCCTAACATTAACACAGCGTGTGCTCCAAACTTCATgtcaggaagaaaaaaaaattagcattttatggatggcactttatttaaagcTCATTAAAGTATGTTTATTCATTGTGTATTCAAGTGTTATTATTGTGAAGggataaaaaaatgttgaattgtttccttcattttatgtatttgtctGTAGGATTAGAtgcctgtacagtatttattgttttgtattaAATCCAGATGGTGCATTTATCTAGACTGACAACACAGGTCAAAAGGGAATGATTTTGCCTCATAACTATGTGAAACAGCTCTATTAAAGTTCTTGGTGTTACTTACTAGAAAATGAATATATTGTTAAATATACCTATATGATCGTCTTTCTGTCTCATGCTTCGACTATTTGCAAGTCTTTCTGGGTGTGTGAATATTACATTCAAGATAAAGTCAAGCCAACCAACATTACTGTGTCAACTTGGTTATGCATTTGTCATTCATATGCCAGCATAGCCAGCATGCATTTCAATGAGGAAGATCTTTTTGGACCTCCTTGCTTTTCACATGCAGTGGATATCGGATTCTCTCAAGACACCAGCCCCCGTACACACATGTGTGGCGGTCTGTTTCCAATTTTAAAATCCAAGCCAAGACCCTGTACATATAAGGGAATTTTGAACGTTCCTCCATTTTGCGTTTTGTTTATTCCCTGACAGTACGTGCTTTATCTTCAAGCTTGAATGCAAACAAAGCAGGCAGATCAAAGGGCCTTTTGTAGTCCAGGGCCAGTGTGCGGCGGTGGATCTCAGTTAACCTGAGTGTTGAGTTTAGAAGGACTCCGTCATTCATCTAGATTAGCGGCAACGGGGCTTCAAACAGGCAGCGAGACAAGCAGTGTTATATTTACAAAGATTCATTCTGGGAGGAATCAGACATTTCACCAATGAATCTTCTGCCTTATCAGCAATGGAATCAAgcaaacatttcataaaaaaaatgtaaaagatagGACACGTGTGACACGAGTTTAATTTAGTGCTGCGGTACCTATTCCTGAAAGACCCCCTTCATCGCTGTGGGGGTGGCGAGGACCATATCAGTCACTCTGCAAGTCATCATGTCAGTCAGCGAGCTCTCAACTCCAGATTATACAGCAGAGATTAGAGAGTCAAAGGGCACGGTAACATGAATCCATCAAGGCTAATCCCCAGCATCGTTCCAGGATACTCTTCCCTAAGGTTTAGGTGCGGATTAACTCTTTCCTTGGCCCTAAAATCGCCAATCGAGACCTGCAAGTGCTCACGAATACCATGTGCAACCCCTCTCTTCCACGGGCTTGATCAAAAAAGCTTTACAACCTGTGACTGAGTCGAAACACACTCCGAACGCTCACGGGTTACCTGATTAGTTCTGCATGTTAGGACTTTTTCTGTTCCTCCTCTCCCCAATATAGGCTTCAGTAAATCATGCCAGGGCCGGTGGCTTGCATTAAATGGTCTGTAAGGGCCCGGCTCACGCATCTATATGTGACACAGGGATGAGGTATTGGTTGATAAAGTCATGGATTCGCCAAAACAGACTCAGATGTCGACAGCAGATGAGCACTCTCTGAAATGCTGCCAGACAGATGTTGGCCACATCTGTATGAAAGACAAACAGTTAAGCATCCACAGATGTGTGGACAGAAGGGAGGAgggggcgagagagagaagacGGGGGACTGAATGAGCTACAAACACAGGTCTTGTTTCTTCTGCAGGTAAATGCAAtgtatttaataatgaaaaaataaaaaagacaagaTAACAGGGAACAATGGCAATCTTGTTATAACTAATGAGCCCATAATGCACAATACTTGTAAGTCTTTTCTTAATACATACGAAACTCTGCAATCTATTTTATTAAAGTAATAGAAGTTTGTAAGACGCTTTGTAAAGTTATATTCATAACCATTATGTGTATTTGGATTTGAAAGCATAACATAAGGCAAAAGGGACTTAGCTATATGGATACACTTTACCGTTCAAATTTTGGGGTCAATATGAAATTTcctatttttctttaaaacaaacaaacaaaaaggaacattttacaCAATGAATAGGAACAGAAAAAGTCAGACCATTTGCAATTGCACCAGACCTGTcagtttttacacatttttcataaattacTTTAGATCTCACTTCTGATTATCAATTTGTCGTTTAAAATGACAGACCTGCATTAACGGACCATTGTtaaattgttgctgataaagttatTGTctgcatgtatgcagatattctaTTGATTATGATCTACGGTAATTTACTGAACAGGATTTTTTCTTATcaatttcatgttgtttttatggATAAAACAATAGTTGTATATCAAAaatatagggcagtggtggcctagtggttaaggaagcggccccctaatcagaaggttgctggtttgaatcccgttctgctaaggtaccactgaggtgccactgagcaaagcaccgtccccacacactgctccccgggcgcctgtcatggctgcccactgctctgatgggttaaatgcagaggacaaatttcactgtgtgcactttgtgccgtgctgctgtgtatcacgcatgacaatcacttcactttcaaaactaGGGCATTTCTAAATGACTGCAAGAATTTGAACAGTAGTATAAGTTCATTTTATTCCTAAAAAGCACAAGAGTTTACTTTATATCGCAGAAAAATCTGCATCCTGTTAGAATTGACTGACCAGGCGGTTTCAGTATGTAACGGGAGCCCCTTTACAAAGAAGTATGGTTAGGGCAATGTTTACTCTACCAAGGCTGACAGGAACACGAGCTTTCCTCTCCACGTACCACGGCGGAGTGGCCCCGTATGCTCTTTAGTCACCGTGCTACTCTACCACCCACGGAGCTGGCCGCCCCCGTGGTGCACAGATGTAAGCCGTACACACCGCCATACTGGCAAGGCAGGTCCTGTTATAGCTCGGCCATGACGAATAAAGCATAGTGGCAGCCAGTGCTAAAATCAGGGCTCAGACGACCCAAAAACAGCACATCCTAGCTTACCCCAAACCATCAAACCTGGTTACAGAATCAGATTTCTCCACAGCCAATCAAatgcatattcatatttcatgtttgtttgcttgctctcTGCAATGTTCCAGACATCGCAAGGCAACATGGAAAAGGCAAGGGGAAGCTCTACTACTGTGCGGCACTTggccaaaaaaaacatcatcaaaCAATGGCAGATAGCCGCCGGCTGCTCAGTCATACTCCCAAAATATGAATGTTTCATTTTGCTGGAATGCAATACAATTGGAAGCTTTCTGGGAACAATATGTGCCTCTAAACACATAGGAAAccaaacatatatttatgtttcTTATTTTAGAAAAGAATGCTGCTTCTTGTGATGTATAGAATTACTTAATGTATAAATATTCATTTCCAGAACTTCCTTTGGTGAACATCACCGTATGTTTTGGGCTAAAAAAGTCAGTTTGGTGTGACAAgcagtttttgttttaaaatcaatcaaataataattaaaattatggTTTGGACATTCTGATAATAATGGTATATAAAATTGTTGATGGATGCAATGTCCCATGAGCCGCTTCTGCCTGAATTAAGTTGCTTAGAGATAGATGAATCACAGATTAACTGTTTCATCTTTAGTCTTTAGTGTGACTGCATAAATAAAAGTAACTGCTTAATGCGTTAACTTAACTTTCTGCCTACCACCACACTTCATCTCACTTTTTATCATTATTGTGAATATTTTGCAGTCAGGTCAATGCATTTGTGATCCTGTGCATTTCACTGCAATTATGAAAAGCAGACTGCCCCCTGCTGTTAATGTTGCACTATGACAGGTTCTCTTATCACGAaacaccaaaaacattcaaaattcaagagatttattgtcagtacaacagaaTACACAGTATTTCAGTGTCTTGAAATACTCCCATAGTGCAAacaacaatgacccgacggcgaacagacacgaacagggcagctttatacaatcagacacaggtgaaaacaatcaggaaacataataacgcaggacgaacatgaaactctggtccgaactatgaagccccttccggaccggatcctgacgcaaaacaataaaataccaTACAAGAAGCAATAAGgatatagaataaaaaaaattacacacgaATGCACTaataatattttgttatatatatatatgtatatttatgtatgtgtgtgtgtgtgtgtgtgtgtgtgtgtatatatatatatatatatatatatatatatatatatattaggtgtgtgcgtgtgtgtgcacatgcgtgtgtgtatagggGAGTTAATTTTCTGTCAGACCGTCATAAAGTCTGACAGCTGCAGGAAGGAAGAACATGTGATGCCTCACCTTCACACACCGAGGGTGCAAAGCCACTCACTGAAGGAGTGTCATGCAGGGGTTGGGAGGTTTTCTTTGCCATCATTCTCTTGTCACTTACCGCCTCCACCGGGTGCAGGTGGCATCCAATAACAGAGCTGGCCTTCTGAATCAGCCTGCTTTGCTTTTTTCCGCCTGCCTCATTTTCAGCACCCAAAGATTTAAACGAAGATTTCAAATGCTTCCGAATCCGTGTCTGCAGATTCGTGTGTCTGTTGACGCTCTTCTTCTGTGCACAAGAAATTCCTGAAACGTAGTTCACAGTCAAGTTCATGTGCTATTACACCAGTAGTTAGCATGCAGTTAAATAAGCAGTTCCAAATTGTGTTGGATGAGAAACTGAGATGCTTTTGATTTCGTTTGCAGTGACGTCAATCATTATTTTGGAACGTGTTGGCTTTGTAGattatttttatgcaattcTGTTACTCACAAGTTTCTATTGCATGCTCCAGAGCTGAAAATATACAGTCCTGTCTTCAAGCAGAGCTGATGCGCTCATCAATTCCGGGTTAAAGTAAGAGCTAGTAGCTTTGTTAATTGCAGTTGAAAGATCTTGATGCCGCAGCAATAAGTTAGGTGCTCAGTTGGTGGCACATTGGTAGCATTTCTGCTAAATATATGGGACAAACAATTTGCtaattaaaatgctaaaaatgctATTAACAAGGCCAATTAAAAACATTGTGACAAGCAAACtgttaattattataaaatgtcacTGATTCACGAATCCTCTTCATCTGCAGCAGCATTCGCTTAATCAAGACTAATATATGTTTCTCACGGTAAAGTCTTTCTGGCAGCCAGAATTAGTCTTTCCCCGTTGCTTACGCAATGTTAACGACAGTGCAATTTAATATTATGTAGCTATTTGCCTCGCAGTATTGATGGGAAATCTGATGACTGTAATGTCACCTCCAATGTGTCTCAGGTAACTGCCAGCAAAGGGAACCGGTCACTAGCTGCCATTTTCTGAGGCTTCTGTATTTGCAGACCTTTCACCTTCAATGCGCTCTTGTTTACCAGATGCTTCAAACACACTTACCGGTTCCCCGACTCCTGCTCTTACGTCACCGCCCCCCGCCAGCTGTACTGTCTCACATCAGAGGAACAGCAAGGACACACACAGCGATGCAGGGACCCATTAACTGCGATAAACCCAGCATTCAGACTAACATGACCCAATAAAAGCCCTTCATGGAGAGGCTAGCTACCCACGGACTACACTTTTTAGAAAATAATTGCATGCAAAACGTtccaaatatgaataaataggtaaataaaatgataattacATGACATTCTGTAGTTCTGTTTCCAGAGAGACAAGTTGGATATATCAAGTTGGATGGAACCATCAAGTGTGGTTCAAAAGAGCAtattctaaaatgtttttttctgaatgttaATGGCATGGATGGTCTTGtcaagtgactgtcattgtgaagcacagcaagcacaaaatgaaatgtgtctactgcatttaacccttacAGAAAGGCACTCAtgtatgtggggatggtgctttgctcagtggcaccttggtgactcAGGTTTTAAATCGGCAACCTTACGaatatgagtctgcttccttacccactgggccaaccactgcccctctcCACAATGGACATGTTCTCAAGACACTTGGACATTTTcattgtgcaaggaggaactgATTCTTCCTCTTTATTCTGAACAACTCATCAGTTATGGGAAGCACCTTTAGGTAATTTCCATGTCAAATCATTGCAATTTCAGACCTTTCCATCTGGCATTCTGGCATTTCTTGAGCAACTCAAGAAACTTAAATTGGGCATGTCAGGCTATAGTTATCTTAATTTAAGCTGCACAGaaatgtgtttcacaataacttaACTTTCTGAATCTGAGACAAAACTTCATTCTGTTCTCGATGATTTTCTTAGACACCAAAGCCTGTTTTACCAGTTGTCTAGACACGAAACAAAACGTTACGGTCATTCTTCTTgtcaaattcaaaatatttgaaGCCGTCCGTAGATCTTTTTAGCGATATGGTCTCCCTATTGCAGAAACTTGTCTGTCCAGCTTTCGCTACACCAGCAGTTTAACACGAGCAATTGGCAGCAACCAGTATGGAGCAGCACAGCTCTCCGCTGCTCAGTAGTGACTTTGCTTCTTGCACATTTTATCAACAGGATTTAAATTTCACCGTGGCTTTCAGCTGGGCCCTGTTTTCCCACGTCCACCGCAACGTCCCAAGTCTCAAGCATGTATAGAGCTGGAAAAAgttatgaaaaaatgtaattaagtaaaagtactttgactttgcttaaattctactcaaatAAAAGtaccatctaaaaatctacttgagtaaaaccaaagaaatattatttttatccctactggaaagaaaaaaacacaaactcctTATGCACTAAAAATGCAAACCGTAGCTGTCAgtggtttaatgtgtttttatactCGTATAAAAATATTAGCCGTCTAATTTATACctatgagtatttttttttactttactataatactactgacagcaggtttggtttattcacattacggaAAGGCTAAAATATTAGGCGTGGCAGATTGCTTCTAATTAATCTCAACTTTGAAATGACTTCGAAGTCGAGACCGTGTTTTCTTTTTCGTTGTGGGAAATGGTCTTTGTTAAACCGGAATGTGGTTTAATGTTGGTTGTATGATCGGCCCTCCCTCCGCATCCATAAAAGGCCCCGGTCCACTTCCGCGGGAGGCTCGACAGACATGGCGCTCCTGCACGTCGCCGCCGTCCAGGCCGGGTATCTCCTCGCCTACCTGCTGGcggtgctgctgctcctcttcttCTGCTACTGCCTGTACGTGCGACACGTCCACGCCAAGTACGACCACCTCCCCGGGCCGCCGAGAGAGAGGTAAGCCGGGAAGGGAGGACGGTGCCGCGGCTCCGGCCGCTGCTTCTGACCGTCTCTCTGCTCTCCAGCTTCCTGCTCGGACACTCCAGGCTCATCGCGAGGGAGTCCCGGTCCGGGCGCGTCGTGCACGACAGATTTCTGGAATGGTGAGAAGTTACAAAAGTGGCGTGTGCatgttaaaatattcattatttcgGGTCAGAACCGCGCTGACTTGTCGACTTGCACTTTAATTACGTAACGCAGGAATCAGGAATAATATCTGTCCTTTGCACTATAAACACGCCCTGTGACCTTTGTCCCAGGCGGCGAGAAGGCTGTAAACACACAAtaatttgtcaaattaatccCCAAGAAATAGATCTCCTCATTAAGAGACAAAATGATATAATATGGATATAACCTATAATAACGTGATAATAAAGTGGTTGCAGCAGtcagccaaaacattaaaaccagcgATAGGTGAAGATGCAGGACGTTAGCAGTGGGATCCCATGGGAAGCAAAGTCTATTCCAAATCC
Coding sequences within:
- the ism2b gene encoding isthmin-2; protein product: MILVKDCMLLSVFFVACFGVVRGFPRHIHGQTDKLPNGLTEEASPHTGPRNSHLHGAHHQENQVQSVLSEPHLHKRRWHQHRSVGVLPRPEPEEETEPFVLDLKNFPDLANADISSQNPNIQVSIEVVDDPQMEMDLAKDNKNSWPLSSSSASSSPSSSSATVDWLGGKKLFWPLFWGYADTADSSEDGTGRSGLDDLTEEEDGAEDYLLEYDSGEPVPSGVGGDWDSPWNKGWDPTQSYYENVDNEEWSSWSPCNATCGHGNQVRTRSCGYSCVATESRVCDLDPCPDDVNQVTDRFPFEMENGSEPFGSDVDSCQKWLNCKSEFLQRYLQQVMEELPSCPCTYPEGVAHNVVGVFDEIRGRTFQWRDASSPKERLDVYKPSARACIRSVHSGDSATLAAQHCCYNDRSKLITRGKSAGMPNLISTDFSPELHFKVDVLPWILCKGDWSRFHVARPPNNGLQCAENPHEDVFMNELEEAREY